In Populus trichocarpa isolate Nisqually-1 chromosome 7, P.trichocarpa_v4.1, whole genome shotgun sequence, the following proteins share a genomic window:
- the LOC18100911 gene encoding chromatin assembly factor 1 subunit FAS2, whose product MKGGTVQINWHDTKPVLTLDFHPFSGLLATGGADYDIKLWVINSGQAQKKIATATYLNSLSYHGSAVNVLRFSPSGELLASGADGGELIIWKLHSTETGQTWKVLKNFLFHRKDVLDLEWSADSAYLISGSVDNSCIIWDVNKGSVHQLLDGHFHYVQGVAWDPLAKYIASLSSDRTCRIYVNKPQTKTKGAEKMNYVSQHVITKAEQQMSTKTHLFHDETLPSFFRRLAWSPDGSFLLVPAGSYKMSAASETVNTAYAFSRMDLSRPAIMLPGASKPVVAVRFCPVAFNLRGLASAGLFKLPYRLIFAVATLNSLYIYDTESVPPIAILAGLHYAAITDIAWSSNAQYLALSSRDGYCTLVEFETNELGSPISSADERKDAVHQNKSPDTQEPECMIIETTTNNGCIAEDSGKTVVAKNEGKQPSPVSISTPISNKPAKRRITPMAIDPQ is encoded by the exons ATGAAGGGAGGAACAGTGCAAATTAATTGGCACGACACCAAACCAGTCCTAACCCTAGACTTCCACCCATTCTCCGGTCTCCTCGCCACCGGCGGCGCCGATTACGATATCAAG CTTTGGGTGATAAATTCAGGCCAAGCACAGAAGAAAATCGCGACGGCAACTTATCTAAATAGCCTTTCATATCATGGTTCAGCTGTCAATGTGCTCCGTTTCTCTCCATCTG GAGAATTGCTTGCCTCAGGTGCTGATG GGGGAGAGCTGATTATATGGAAGTTACATTCCACAGAAACTGGTCAAACATGGAAAGTCCTCAAGAACTTCTT ATTTCACCGCAAAGATGTTCTGGACTTGGAGTGGTCTGCAGACTCTGCATATCTGATCTCTGGATCAGTTGACAATTCTTGCATCATATGGGATGTTAACAAAG GTTCTGTACATCAGCTATTGGATGGTCATTTCCATTATGTTCAAGGTGTAGCTTGGGATCCATTGGCCAAGTACATTGCTTCTCTTAGTTCAGATAGAACTTGCAGAATTTATGTGAATAAGCCTCAGACAAAGACAAAAGGTGCCGAGAAGATGAACTATGTTTCTCAGCATGTCATTACAAAGGCAGAACAGCAGATG TCTACGAAAACACATCTTTTTCACGATGAGACGTTACCATCTTTCTTCCGAAGACTAGCCTGGTCACCTGATGGATCCTTTTTACTTGTGCCAGCAG GTTCTTACAAAATGTCAGCTGCATCAGAAACAGTAAATACTGCTTATGCATTTTCCAGAATGGATCTTTCAAG ACCTGCAATAATGCTCCCTGGTGCTAGCAAGCCTGTTGTGGCAGTTCGTTTTTGTCCAGTGGCTTTTAACCTTAGGGGATTAGCCTCAG CTGGGCTCTTCAAACTTCCCTATCGCCTGATTTTTGCTGTGGCAACtttaaattcattatatatCTATGATACAGAGAGCGTTCCTCCCATAGCAATCTTGGCCGGTCTTCATTATGCAGCCATAACCGACATTGCATG GTCATCTAATGCTCAGTATTTAGCTTTGTCTTCCCGAGATGGATACTGTACTTTAGTAGAATTTGAAACTAATGAACTGGGTTCGCCCATCTCCTCGGCAG ACGAGAGGAAAGACGCAGTCCATCAGAACAAGAGCCCTGATACGCAGGAACCAGAGTGCATGATAATTGAAACAACGACAAATAATGGTTGTATAGCAGAAGACAGTGGAAAAACAGTAGTAGCAAAGAATGAAGGAAAGCAGCCATCACCAGTCTCCATAAGTACTCCCATCTCAAATAAGCCAGCCAAGAGGCGAATCACTCCCATGGCAATTGATCCACAGTAA